A region of the Bombyx mori chromosome 22, ASM3026992v2 genome:
ACTATTTCAAAGTATGAGGCTCGGATTTAATCGAGAACTAAAAATCACCTTTGAGAACATGATATTGTGTTACTACTGACTGAAAACGACCAAGTGATAGATTTCGTCAAACAATTCTAACTTTTATATAGTTATCAAAGCCGGCGAAGGTCCAAGTCGctaatttaaattgtttctGGTTATCGCAATGTGTTTTGTAACGATTTAACAATTGGAGTGTGCTATACAGCAAGTACACGAAATGCTAAATATTTCAACCCTTTTGTTTAAGAAAGAGGGTCTTTCTAGTTTAACCCGcacgggtagacgagctcagccagaaggggctgGGGGTTTCTAAAGACTCGGATTGGAACCGCGACCCAGTAAGAAattctgtgggctaatttatgAGTGCTGCAAGCATCTAATTCAACAATAATGGATCAGGTGGATCCGTAAAGATGTGTCTAGGACCTCCGCTGTGACTGGCTACCGCGTGAACCGGAGTTGAGGTAGCCAGCGGCGGCATCAATGAGGCGGTTTTCAAGTAACAGACATTGTACATAATTATAATCTGTCTTATACATTAGCGTAGTGGGCTACAGTTGCTGTGGAATCGACAGAAGGTAACGCAAAGATACATGGCACGTTCCATACTTTGGGATAGTAATAGTAGATGTATTATTGTGGGATAAGCATAATCTAATACAAAAACGCGAAGTTTGTCTCATAcatttttgaaatgttttagtatatttttgagatgattccataaCTTTACCATTACCATTACCATTTTACCAACGCCCCATTCGCAACCAAAGTAAAATTCATCTATCATCTGGTTCTAGAGTTTCCGTAGAAGGTGCTTCCTGAGCGCAATAACTCCTTCTTCAACGACTGAACGGTCGGTTTGTTCGTTTGTCGTCTATTTAGGTATTAAGCTGTTATACCTTGTCTTTTccctttttttccttttttcctGTCGTAATGTTCAGTTGAACGGTCGTCTTCGTTCATTTGTCTCGAAAAATCACACTGTCAAGGTCTCATCAATGTAAGTCGTATGTCCTGTAAAAGAGGTTGATCGCCACGACAACGACGTTTGAATAATTAGTTCCTAAACGGTGGACAGTAACTAAGTTACACCTCTGGTATTTTCCGTTTCTAGAAGCATCGATGACTACTCACTTTAAGACGTACCGTATGCCTGTGTCCCCATTAAGCCAAAAAAATGTACACGCACTAGCTACTAATGTGTTCATTTTCCAAAAATGGCCTTTGAAAAagtcaatacaataattttaaatgttgcaAACGTTTGTTGCTAGTGGTTGGATAATTTAAACGCCTATGAAATAAGAACGACCTTGCTGTTATTTGATACTTGATAACAATATAAAAGCAATCAGATTTCTGAAATACGTATCAGTTCACATAGTGACTACAGTTCACAATGGTTTCCAAGGTATGTGGTTGTAATTTAATTGAACCGgagaaagaaaatattttttaaaagattgcggctaatctaaaaaaaaataccttccaGGTAGTACTATTCGTTGCTTTGGTGGGTGTTGTATCCGCCGAGCATGCGTTCTCCTCCCAACACATCCACAAGTACGACGGACACCATGAGCCCGTACACCACGGACACCATCATGATTATTATGTGAGTACACCGTTGTCACATGCACCTGCataatctaaattttatatcgtatttaatttgaattatcaTATTATAGACCCACCCTAAATACGAGTTCGAGTACAAAGTGAGCGACCCTCACACCGGCGACCACAAGAGTCAGCACGAGTCCCGCGACGGTGACGTCGTCAAGGGATATTACTCGCTGCACCAACCTGACGGCTCCGAAAGACACGTGCACTACCACGGTGATCATCATTCTGGGTAGGTATTTTTATAGATCAATTAACATAGTCCTTTTGATActctcataaaatatttataactttttCCTTTCTTTCGCAGGTTCCATGCTGATGTAAAGCACAGCACTCACCATATCGTTCCCCATCACCACCACTACTGAATCACACAAGCTGAAAGCTTCGAAATCGATGTATTGCGATTATACCAAATCTGTTAATAACTTTAccgaataaaaatgtaataaatccatttaatgttttaaatacgaattcaatatattaaaattaactttgcaCGTACAAAAGCTTGGAAATAGCATTGATTCGGTGGATAAATCATTGCGTTAATGAATGG
Encoded here:
- the CPR115 gene encoding cuticular protein RR-2 motif 115 precursor yields the protein MVSKVVLFVALVGVVSAEHAFSSQHIHKYDGHHEPVHHGHHHDYYTHPKYEFEYKVSDPHTGDHKSQHESRDGDVVKGYYSLHQPDGSERHVHYHGDHHSG